ACCTCTGCATAGTTGACGCATAAAAGATGTAAACACAGAGAACGCGAGCTGTAGCACTCAGGGTAAAACGCATATAAGGGACCGGAAGCCATTACCGTGGGAAACGTCAATAGTGATTTCGTTCGTCTGGAAATGTCACGCAGCCCTAAAGGTTGTGTCACTGGGTTTCAAATCAGTCCTCTAAGTCGTACCCAAAACATCCGTCGAGATTGAGTCCTTGCGCCTCAAACGTAGCCCTCGAGTGCGGGTTCCTGGGGCCCCAAACGTAGTCCTCGAGGTCGTGTTCTTGGGGCCTCAAACGCAGTCCTCGAGGTCGGGTTCCAGGGGCCAGATGCAGCCCTTGTAACTATGTCCTTTGATCCCAACGAATCCCTAGAGGCcatgtccttgtgtctcaacgcAGCCGTCGATGGTGTGTCCTTGGGTTTTAAATGATGCCCAAAAAGTTGTGTCTTTTATATCAACGCAGTTCTCGATGTCTTATCCTTGAATCTCAACGCATTCCTTGCGGTCGTGTAATTTGGTCTTCATGCGGCTCTCAAATTGTTGTCTTTTGGATTCAACGTAACCTTCAAAGTCATTTCATTGGGTCTCAACGAAGCCCTCGATGTATTTTCAATGCCTCTCAACGCAGTCCTTAACTTCGTGTCGTTGGAAATCTACGCAGCCTTCCAGGGCGTGTATTTGGGTCTCAATATAATCCTCGACGTTGTGTTCGTAGGTCTCAATGTTTCGTTTTTAATAGTTTCTTTGGGTCCTAAGGTAATCCTTTAGGATAGTAGTAATAGGCATCCTGAAGtcttgggagactatggagttgcgctctgtcgAGGGTGGAGTGTCCTCTTCAGGGCACAAAGCCTGGATAGGGTATTGGGTTACCCTACCCAAAAGGTTAATACCCAAAGCCTTGGGTATTAACCCACTTCACGAGGATGTGTTCTCGAAGCAGCCCTCAACGACAAGTAGGACTGATACTTCAAAGGAGACATCACTGAGAGGTGTAACCCACCTCAATGTGTAAATAAAttgagagtttactttagttcAGGACTAATATACACTTGCTGGTTGATCAttaagctattgtggtggccttaacaaCTCTCCAGTGGATGATAGGCGCTAAGTCCAATACCAAACCAACTGATACACTTCAGTacaaggagccagattcacgaaacatttacgcaagcacttacgaacctgtacatcttttctcaatctttagcggctttgtttacaattattaaacagttaatgagctccgaagccccaggagactgtttataacaataacaacagttgattgggaaactttcaggcttgtaaactgtttaataaatgtaatcaaagccgtcaaagattgaggaaagatgtacacgttcgtaagtacttgcgtaactgctccgtgaatTTGGCCCCTGGTACTTAAGAAATCAAACTTAAGAAATcttaagtgtcctctcctaacctaccagattacccaaaatagaaaacggaacagtacgtcactttctcgAGCCACTTCTTGTACGACaattttttggccttatgtaacgcatacgaacgAAAAACGAcgacgtcctggaccattctcttggTCGATTGTGAGAAAGTCACAATcgagttgagaatggtccaggacggaccgaaacgtcgtcgtcccttcaccttctagtgaagACGTCCCTTGAGTTTACTTTAGTAAactgtgttgtctggtcaacattaaaCTTATCTAATTAAGGTTCTTTTTCAGAAAACCTCGAACCATTTTCCTGTTTCTTCACGTAGGCAGCCAACAGTGTATGGATTTGCATCGATTCTTGCCTCCCAGCAGCGTGGGATTGGTCGTTCCTTCAGCCAGTGTGTGAGGCGCGCTGGTACGGTCACCAACTCATACTCATCACTACCTCACGTTCCTGAGCATCTCCCGCTGCTCAGCTTCACACACGCTCCTCAGATATATGCTCAGAGTCCCTCAACTCTTCTCATCTCCCACTCCTCTGCTTCTACGCTCATCTGCCGCTCTTGTCCCTCGCTAAGCGGACCTCAAGACCAGTCTTCAGCGATGGTCATCCCGGGTATTCTTGTGATGTTTCTGCTGACTCAGGTCATATTTGGGGCACATGTCTACTGGAATAGTACAGGTGGGTCGAATATTTATGTATCTAATTTCGCCCTTGAACCGTTAATAAAAGTTACagttccgctcctgtgccaggtaagtccactacgggctcaccatagcccgtgctactttgaactgttTGTTTCCAGTTGTTgattctaaaacaacaacaataagccTTGAGCCGTTTCTGTGTGGTTGGTGCATGACTTAGCCAGCACTTCGAAGTTCTTCAGACTAATTCTCCTCACAAGACTTAGTTTATCTAATGGAAATATTTGCTTATCAGAAGTAATGGCCTTACAGCACAGAGGTCTGATCCTGACCGAGTAATTGTAACTTAATCACTTCTCTCATTCCAACCATTAATCATCATATTAAACAAATTCTTACAGAAACTGACCAATGAGACGCAGAGTTTACGAGTTAATTTTCCAGTCATAATATCAAATAAAAAGTTAAACATAGACCTATaggttatttttttaattatcaggggaaagtaccaagccactacgactatatatcactgggaaggggtcaggataaggatttgggatgggaaggggcagggaaggaatggtgcccaaccacttatggacggtcggggagccCTATGgggttaacaaatccacaagggccgtgacgaggattcgaacctgcgtccgagagcaaccCAGATTTCTGTGTGTCCTATGGGTTATATTTTCAACATTTTTCAACATGACAGGTTTGAATATACGCTACGTTAATCCAAGTAAGGTTATCGGCAGCGTTCGGAGGATGTCTATTGTCCAATGTGCTGCTTCCTGTAGCCAGAACACCCTCTGCGTCTCCTTCAATTATTACGGTGAGTACATTACTCGAAACGTTTGAACGCTGTGCGCAAAGGTCCTAGTGGCGCAATCGGTTAGCGCGCGGTATTTATTCAaaattcaaatatttattcaggtaaagtacatacaaacaaggtgagatacaaaacgttgatggatttatagataaagctagtacatacaatggctAAGACCACTATTacatttattaattctgctagaatttacctacttaaaattatctgttagattaaggacctgtccgaaacgctgcgcgtactagtacaatacaatacaatacaattttatttaggtaaggtacatacatacaataaatatttacaaggattgtttgacttataggtagagctagtacatacaatgcctaaagccactattacgcaaagcgtttcgggcatgacaaacttaaatgacaagcttaatactaattgagcataatgagtagaatgaaaacaagaaatgaaaacatagatgaaaaagcagcacaaatacaattatgtcgacaaacagcgctctttaaagaaaaaaacagacattggttgacaatagaagggtaaggtaggttacagggaatttattaggtatagcttcgcttttaacttaaactggttgagagaggtacagtctttaacatggttgggaaggtcattccacattctgggccccttgatttgtagagcatttctagtttgattaagtcgtactctaggaatatcaaaactgtatttatttctggtgtgatgctcatgggttctgatacaaccttctatgaagcttttgagatcaggattggcattatagtttagcgttttatatatgtataatacacatgagagaatgtgcagtgacttaatgtctaacatattcagagatttaagtggctttacaagattgtaaatactatgctatgtattctcacaaacccaatgtaccttcttgtatataaataaataaataaataaataaataaataaagcgtttcgggcaggcgttatatatatacaacagtgTCTGAcattgtgcgtattagtggctttaggtattgtatgtacctgtatgtattgtatgtactctatctagaaatccaacagtatgtttgtaactcatcttctatgtgtgTACTTTTACcctaataaacattttgattttgattactATCAGGAGTATGAATAATTCAGGTGTTTCCTAATTTAGattataatacaataataattataatgttaCTTTACTTGTAACACCTTGTACTAATCGTTACAGTTCTAGTTGGATTGAACAGATGTAGAACAATGCAATTGAAACGTACATATTtagataaatttaataaaaattatCTTACAATTTGAGTGGTGATAGATACTGGTGAAAGTGTGTAGTATTAATGATAACAGTACACAGAGAACTCTCAGTACCGTGATATATCAACAAGAACATCCAcatacaatgaacaaatccacaaggcagcgtctgggatgatctcggacgcaggttcgaatcctcgtcacggcccttgtggatttgttcattgatgcatcacgctattgtgatttgtgtgtgtaatccaCATACAATACGGTTCTGTTTTCAGTGTACCCCTGAACACATTGCAGAGCAATGTTCGAAATTAATTCAATATGGATGGGACACCACCACCGAGCCATATATCAGATATTACCATTACTCCACTCGActatgaagaagccatagaccagcccgtcctcctaaggtatcCCAATATCAAGAAAACAGTCGATTTAAATTGTCCTTTTCCTTACCTAccagacacgggagacatctcccgtcacgcagggtgcagtcgcacctccacagatctccagtatcagctcttgatactggtaatggctcaaaagggccaccacttacgggctattcatgcccgtgccaccttttgggtggcttaatcttcatcaatcaacctaccagaggacccaaaacagaaaacgggaaagtacgtcactttcgcaagCCCCTTCCATTTTCttctacgacaatttttggcttaTTTAACGCATATGAGCGAAAAAGAGACtgcgtaagaggacaggttgcatagaCAGCATTCCTATGCGCTCGGCACCAGGCTCAGACTCATGCAATTCTTCATTCATCAGGAACTGCAAAAAAAAACATACTCATTGGCCCTAAATATCTTTTGGAGATGGAGCCTAGATATTGGTGTTATCCCTGATATAATTAACACAGCAGGGATCGCGCCACTTCCCAAAGGAGGTAGTAGAGCCGATGAAAAAAAATGCATAGACCAATAGCTCTAACATCGCAGATCATAACAATCTTTGAttcagtgctaagaagtaagatcacaaaaaaaATATAGAATCACAACATCTACATAACAttggttcagaacagggcgctcttgcctctcACAATTGCTAGACCACTGTGACAACTGACATATGGCCTTAGATGCTAAACAAAATGAAATCTGATACACAGATtgcgcaaaagccttcgacagatgtgaccattgtgttattgcacacaaaatgggtAAACACAaccaaaatgtgtacttggttgtaacaacgattcttcgcggcggggatcgtattccagggacctgcccgaaacgctacgcgtactagtggctgtacatgaatgtaacaactcttgtatatatctcaaaaaaatgccCACAAAGGGTATTACAGGCAAAGTAAGGAGATGGATCATTAACTTCCTAACAGAACACAGGAGTGAAATATTAACAAAGTAAAATCTGAATCATTCACAGtgagaaaaagcaatgtaaaatatttagtagtaatcatgtcggaagatcttacTATTAAAGacaacaataaagtagctgtcacaactgcaagaaaaatgacaggttgcatAGCAAGAACCTTCAAACAACAcattagtgctctctagagtggaatattgttacACACTAACAGCCGCATGCAAAGCTGCAGAAATTGctaacctggagagcgtgcaaagatccctTACCACTAGACTCCActaaataaaacatctaaattattagaCCACCTAATTTTTTTTAATCTGCATTCCCCTTTTGCGTAGACGGGGaaaaatacataataatttacacttggaaaatattaggactggttccaaatctgcacatagAAATATGACCACATAAGAccaagaggcatggcaggatgtgcaaaattagCTCCACTGAAGaccagaggtgcaataggcacgctgagagagaactctacaaACTTCAAAGATTTCAATTTCAAACATCAAAGGGCCGAGACTCTTGAACACTCTTcccctacacataaggggcataactggctgactcctcacagtgttcaaaagagaattcGACAAGCACCTtccaagaatacctgatcaaccaggctgtgagtagCCGCATCAAACACCCTGGTTGATCAGATCAGTAAACCAGAAGGCCTTGCcagggaccgggtcgcggggacattgatccccggacTCTTCAACAGGCAGGTAGCCCCCCTCTAATGTAGCATGGATTGTTTGAACTTCTAATAAATAATGTGGAGCATTTGAATCAATAATAGATATATGGGAAGAAACATTGTAACCTCGAGTAGATGTATGGGGTGGAACGTTGAACCTCCAGTACTTATGTGAGATGAAACGTTTGAACCTCCACTAGATGTGTGTGGATGAAACGTTTATTTAATGGTTCTAAAGTGTTTTGTTTACATAGGGTTGTCCGCTGCCTGCGACAAGTTCAATATTTTGTATTGCGCCTAATACACATTTTCAGGACGAACTGGCTTGTGCCCTTGTCACATATATTTTAAGAAGGTGTTAAGGAGAGACTATATTTTACAGATAATGTTTTCCTGACAAACCATTAGCAAGTTTGTGTAGCAAAACAAACTCGGAAACAATTGCATTGGCTCCAATTTATCTGTCAAATAGGTGCTCCAATGTCCCTCGTATTTTGTTAGTATAACTGGCCGCACTTAGTGCTTGTTGGACCATAAGTCTTAACGACATTCAGATTAGTTGAAGCACTATTTGACTCAAGCTCAGTCTCACTGTATATAGTGTGTACTTAGTGTGATATACTAACaaacatgttgaccagactacacattagaaggtgaagggacaacgacgtttcggtccgtcctggaccattctcaagtcgattgtgagaattatcacaatcgacttgagaatggtccaggacggaccgaaacgttgtcgtcccttcaccttctagtgtggtctggtcaacatacttcagccacgttattgtgactcctcgctaaCAAACATGCATTCACCAAGATGTATGTACTCTATTACTATTCGTTACGGCTCGAAACCCTACAACAGCTAGACCTTAAATGTCTAGGGAtactacaactgctgttctcTAGAGCGGGTCATTGTCTCTGCCCcgcgagttagttagtttagttcatttattatgcaccccatacccatcttgtgggcggtagtggaaagggttacagaggcacataatgggctcagggactgaaccccaccgcGAGAAAATGCCAAAGTTACAAGTATTTATAAAACTTACATGGAGCAATATATTGTGACaacagtaatcttaaactaacttagtaATTGGTCAGAATAACATGTATAACAACAATTTGCCGACTAATGTTCAAACAATTATAATTGCACATACtgctacccacttatgatcattacaaatCATTTTCCCACGGGAACAAGCTGTacacaaagaaaaaaaaacagtccttcccacgatacgttggaacTAACTACAAACAGGcaacaatgtatatatatctactaatatatataacaaacatatatgtatatataac
The sequence above is drawn from the Procambarus clarkii isolate CNS0578487 chromosome 49, FALCON_Pclarkii_2.0, whole genome shotgun sequence genome and encodes:
- the LOC123763197 gene encoding uncharacterized protein, producing the protein MSFDPNESLEAMSLCLNAAVDVISLGLNEALDVFSMPLNAVLNFVSLEIYAAFQGVYLGLNIILDVVFVGLNVSFLIVSLGPKKTSNHFPVSSRRQPTVYGFASILASQQRGIGRSFSQCVRRAGTVTNSYSSLPHVPEHLPLLSFTHAPQIYAQSPSTLLISHSSASTLICRSCPSLSGPQDQSSAMVIPGILVMFLLTQVIFGAHVYWNSTGLNIRYVNPSKVIGSVRRMSIVQCAASCSQNTLCVSFNYYDWDTSCELMSYNPYLANDPSLVSSPGWNHYTVQLPVQKLDASLCPAGSVVLPFDLPAYVKYTSSMQLYTCSNHSWILQQIKNSKTCRLVLMYNTEYAGYDCANFPGGTLGFFPSLLQCLKYSCAGMVCRDPNACWLKASTHIIQSNSPSTSTYIYWYTKCQ